In Arthrobacter sp. SLBN-112, a genomic segment contains:
- a CDS encoding ATP/GTP-binding protein translates to MPRSNRPRRPVSGKGSSGRGTGRSGQEVPGLDLERARAGIARRESAPDGEWMVRTMTAKNAEKTYICPECSTAVLPGVAHLVVWKDDHLFGAAAGLAERRHWHTNCWMSRSYRYR, encoded by the coding sequence ATGCCGCGTTCGAACCGTCCCCGCCGTCCAGTTTCCGGAAAGGGCTCATCCGGAAGGGGAACGGGGCGCAGCGGCCAGGAGGTCCCCGGACTTGACCTGGAACGGGCCCGGGCGGGCATCGCACGCCGTGAGAGCGCCCCCGACGGCGAATGGATGGTCCGTACCATGACCGCCAAAAACGCGGAGAAGACCTACATTTGCCCTGAGTGCTCCACCGCCGTCCTGCCCGGCGTTGCGCACCTGGTGGTCTGGAAGGACGACCACCTCTTCGGGGCGGCGGCCGGCCTCGCCGAACGGCGCCACTGGCACACCAACTGCTGGATGTCCCGCAGCTACCGTTACCGCTGA
- a CDS encoding AI-2E family transporter: MTDKTDPSSPAAENSGNPARPVPAPAPAPQGMAAARRRGTAAAALGQVVRRLRQPLPGAQPRLRFEMPPEYGGHTPETEYDGEDEPQFGHPGPRMSPQHPLYMGFMGTVGVGLALLVYWIGSHTTQLLLWIVAALFIALGLEPVVGWLENRKIPRPAGILVSVAVLMGAVVGFFATLIPTIVEQVSEIVRQAPDWVRTFMDSDFFRSLDDQFGVRDRITEELNKFVNDPAAMGGIFGGVVGFGSTLANSLFGTLIVLVLSLYFLAALPAMKKWGYRLAPRSRRKRVAALSEEITRSVGNYVIGQACVALLNATFAFIVMSIVGVPFALLLAFVVVLLAFIPLVGGMIAGIVVTLVSLTQGWQTAAVYAFCYFAYLQFEAYFISPRIMQKAVAVPGAVAVISVIAGGSLLGVLGALIAIPTAAAVLLLLREIYIARQDQH, encoded by the coding sequence GTGACTGACAAGACGGACCCGTCCTCCCCGGCCGCCGAAAATTCCGGTAATCCGGCCAGGCCTGTCCCGGCTCCGGCTCCGGCTCCGCAGGGCATGGCAGCGGCCCGACGCCGGGGCACCGCCGCGGCAGCTCTTGGCCAGGTTGTCCGCAGGCTCCGCCAGCCGTTGCCCGGCGCCCAGCCCAGGCTTCGATTCGAAATGCCGCCGGAGTACGGCGGCCACACTCCCGAGACGGAGTACGACGGCGAGGACGAGCCGCAGTTCGGGCATCCCGGGCCGCGCATGTCCCCCCAGCACCCGCTGTACATGGGGTTCATGGGAACGGTGGGCGTGGGCCTGGCGCTGCTGGTTTACTGGATTGGTTCCCACACCACGCAACTGTTGCTGTGGATTGTTGCCGCGCTGTTCATCGCCCTGGGCTTGGAACCCGTGGTGGGCTGGCTCGAGAACCGGAAGATCCCGCGGCCCGCCGGGATCCTTGTGTCCGTGGCCGTCCTGATGGGTGCCGTCGTCGGATTCTTCGCCACCCTGATCCCCACCATCGTTGAACAGGTGTCAGAGATCGTGCGCCAGGCGCCGGACTGGGTGCGCACCTTCATGGATTCGGATTTCTTCCGCAGCCTCGATGACCAGTTCGGGGTCAGGGACCGCATTACCGAGGAACTCAACAAGTTCGTTAACGACCCCGCCGCCATGGGTGGAATTTTCGGCGGCGTGGTCGGGTTCGGTTCAACCCTGGCCAACAGCCTGTTCGGCACGCTGATCGTGCTGGTACTGAGCCTGTACTTCCTGGCGGCCCTGCCGGCCATGAAGAAGTGGGGCTACCGCCTGGCGCCGCGGTCCCGCCGGAAGCGGGTGGCCGCCCTTTCGGAGGAAATCACCCGGTCGGTGGGCAACTATGTCATCGGCCAGGCCTGCGTCGCCCTGCTCAACGCCACCTTCGCGTTCATCGTGATGTCCATTGTTGGCGTACCGTTCGCACTGCTCCTGGCGTTCGTGGTGGTTTTGCTCGCCTTCATTCCCCTGGTGGGCGGCATGATCGCGGGCATCGTGGTGACCTTGGTGTCCCTCACGCAGGGCTGGCAGACGGCGGCGGTCTACGCGTTCTGCTACTTCGCCTACCTGCAGTTCGAGGCCTACTTCATCTCGCCGCGCATTATGCAGAAGGCAGTGGCGGTCCCGGGCGCCGTGGCGGTGATCTCGGTCATCGCCGGCGGCAGCCTGCTGGGCGTCCTGGGCGCCCTGATCGCGATCCCCACCGCGGCAGCCGTGCTGCTCCTGCTCCGGGAAATCTACATCGCACGCCAGGACCAGCACTAG
- a CDS encoding tetratricopeptide repeat protein translates to MSSPASRPVPPAAANLLNLRGAVDLSALKRPAAPAGPVAPAGPAAASSSPAPAPGQGAPEGGPELTVNVTEANFQQLVELSAQVPVVFALWASYSPESGRMLETLERVVASFGGRLVLGAADIEAFPQLAQAFQVQAVPTAVAVLKGQPVPLFQGAADEQQVRSLFDELLKVAAANGVTGSLDGGPAGEQEPAPLPPLHQAAFDAIEAGDYAAAAEAYRQALREMPADHDAKAGLAQVELMGRLQPLSAQDSEALRARAANEPDNLDTQLAVADLDVAGGHVEDALNRLVAFIGRNFGPERETVRVRLLELFDVVGAGDERVAKARQALARVLF, encoded by the coding sequence ATGAGTTCGCCAGCTTCCCGCCCAGTCCCTCCTGCCGCTGCCAACCTGCTTAACCTGCGCGGCGCCGTCGACCTTTCCGCACTGAAGCGGCCCGCAGCTCCCGCCGGCCCCGTGGCACCTGCCGGACCGGCGGCAGCCTCTTCGAGCCCTGCGCCGGCGCCTGGCCAGGGGGCACCGGAAGGCGGTCCGGAGCTTACGGTCAACGTCACCGAAGCGAACTTCCAGCAACTGGTGGAACTCTCCGCCCAGGTTCCCGTGGTGTTCGCCTTGTGGGCGTCGTATTCACCGGAGTCCGGCAGGATGCTGGAGACCCTTGAACGCGTGGTGGCCTCCTTTGGCGGCCGCCTGGTCCTGGGCGCCGCGGACATCGAAGCCTTCCCGCAGCTTGCCCAGGCCTTCCAGGTGCAGGCGGTCCCCACCGCCGTCGCCGTCCTCAAGGGGCAGCCCGTGCCGCTCTTCCAGGGCGCAGCGGACGAACAGCAGGTGCGCAGCCTGTTCGACGAGCTCCTTAAAGTCGCCGCCGCGAACGGGGTGACCGGAAGCCTCGACGGCGGACCGGCCGGCGAACAGGAACCCGCGCCGCTGCCGCCGCTGCACCAGGCCGCCTTCGACGCCATTGAAGCCGGCGACTACGCCGCCGCCGCTGAGGCCTACCGCCAGGCATTGCGGGAAATGCCAGCGGACCACGACGCCAAGGCCGGGCTCGCGCAGGTGGAACTGATGGGCCGGCTGCAACCGTTGTCCGCCCAGGACAGCGAGGCGCTCCGCGCCCGGGCGGCGAACGAACCGGACAACCTTGACACCCAGCTTGCCGTTGCGGACCTGGACGTGGCGGGGGGCCACGTGGAGGATGCCCTGAACCGCCTGGTGGCGTTCATCGGCAGGAACTTCGGCCCGGAGCGGGAAACAGTGCGCGTCCGGCTCCTGGAACTGTTCGACGTGGTGGGCGCGGGAGACGAGCGCGTGGCCAAGGCGCGCCAGGCGCTCGCACGGGTGCTGTTCTAG
- a CDS encoding NADH:flavin oxidoreductase/NADH oxidase: MPALFQPLTLRSLELQHRGWVSPMCQYSCDPDDGPGVPNDWHLVHLGGFATGGAALILTEAAAVNAEGRISPRDAGLYNDAQAGAWQRITSFVHRNGAADAKIGVQLAHAGRKASTYWPFSGKHGSVPEPEGGWATVGPSETAFEGYAAPAAMTVQQIRDVISDFAAAAVRAVDAGFDTVEIHAAHGYLLHQFQSPLINERDDEWGGDEAGRNRLTIAVVDAVRAVIPDSMPLLLRISATDWAPGGVDQAASVRLAREAAAHGVDLVDVSSGGAVAHQQIKPGLGYQTGFSAAIRQEAGVATGTVGLLTTPGQAEHAISTGQADGVFIARAALRDPHWWLRAAFELGYDIPWPPQYERAVPRRSF, from the coding sequence GTGCCCGCCCTGTTCCAGCCGCTGACGTTGAGGTCGCTGGAGCTGCAGCACCGGGGGTGGGTTTCGCCCATGTGCCAGTACAGCTGCGATCCCGACGACGGTCCGGGGGTTCCAAACGACTGGCACCTGGTGCACCTGGGCGGCTTTGCCACCGGTGGCGCGGCGCTGATCCTCACGGAGGCGGCGGCCGTCAACGCCGAGGGCCGGATCAGCCCCCGCGACGCAGGCTTGTACAACGACGCGCAGGCCGGGGCCTGGCAGCGGATCACCTCCTTCGTCCACCGGAACGGCGCCGCCGATGCCAAGATCGGCGTCCAGCTGGCCCACGCCGGCCGGAAGGCCTCCACGTATTGGCCGTTCTCGGGCAAGCACGGCAGCGTTCCGGAACCTGAGGGCGGCTGGGCGACCGTGGGCCCGTCGGAAACCGCCTTCGAGGGCTACGCGGCCCCTGCCGCCATGACCGTCCAACAAATCCGGGACGTCATTTCCGACTTCGCCGCCGCCGCGGTACGCGCCGTGGACGCCGGCTTTGACACCGTGGAGATCCACGCAGCGCACGGCTATCTCCTGCACCAGTTCCAGAGCCCGCTGATCAACGAGCGCGACGACGAGTGGGGCGGTGACGAAGCGGGACGAAACCGGCTGACGATTGCGGTGGTCGACGCCGTCCGGGCCGTCATCCCCGATTCCATGCCGTTGCTGCTGCGGATCTCGGCCACCGACTGGGCGCCCGGCGGGGTGGACCAGGCGGCTTCGGTCCGCCTGGCCCGTGAAGCCGCCGCCCATGGTGTGGACCTGGTGGATGTTTCCAGCGGCGGGGCAGTGGCGCACCAGCAGATCAAACCGGGGCTTGGCTACCAAACCGGATTTTCTGCGGCCATCAGGCAAGAGGCCGGAGTGGCCACCGGCACGGTGGGACTCCTGACCACCCCGGGCCAGGCGGAGCACGCCATTTCCACCGGACAGGCGGATGGTGTCTTCATCGCCCGGGCGGCTCTCCGGGACCCGCACTGGTGGCTGCGCGCGGCCTTCGAACTCGGCTACGACATCCCCTGGCCGCCCCAGTACGAGCGCGCAGTGCCACGGCGCTCCTTCTGA
- a CDS encoding Na+/H+ antiporter, whose protein sequence is MDIALGLLVIVAVVCAGSAIGRRFNIPVPLLLILAGVAGSFLPFIPPVELNPELVLVGLLPPLLYAASFRTSLFDFSSNRRSIGLLSVGYVIFGTVAVGLVVWWLFPEIPLAAAIALGAVVAPPDAVAATAIARKVGMPRRIVNILEGESLLNDATALVCLRAAVAAIAGSVSALDVAGGFVLAAGGGLVVGLAAAYVLTEIRKRISNVAINTSASLMAPFVAFLPAEAIHASGVLAVVVTGLVMGTKAPSMPNGAARQSARSNWDTVQFLLENSVFLLIGLQVRTIIDSVQDDSLGAGRVWLGCAVILLAVLVLRPIWVFPATYLPRLIPSVRRTDPAPPWQFPAIVSWAGMRGVVTLAAVLTLPDGLEHRNVLVLAAMVVVAGTLVLQGFTLPALVRALGVPGPDRREDALNQASLMQLATAAGMERLDELRRESDPPEVMDMLRRRTQERGLAAWERLGRPAAESATPSQRYAQLRMAMLEAERDKVLELRRGGDFAHEVLSEVLERLDIEESMLDTSLNELDSATDSGGGEGLAQPGGVCDHLTAAMPSPVPGNPSCAGCEREGTTPVHLRMCLACGQVGCCDSSAGRHASRHFKETGHPVMRSIEPGEQWRWCYVDDLLG, encoded by the coding sequence ATGGACATCGCGTTGGGCCTGCTGGTGATCGTTGCCGTGGTGTGCGCCGGCAGCGCCATCGGCCGCAGATTCAATATCCCCGTGCCGCTGCTGCTGATCCTGGCCGGAGTGGCGGGCTCGTTCCTGCCTTTCATTCCACCCGTTGAGCTGAACCCTGAACTGGTGCTGGTGGGCCTGCTGCCTCCCCTGCTGTACGCGGCCTCGTTCCGGACATCGCTGTTCGACTTCAGTTCGAACCGCCGTTCCATTGGCTTGTTGTCCGTGGGATACGTCATCTTCGGCACCGTGGCCGTCGGCTTGGTGGTGTGGTGGCTGTTTCCGGAGATCCCGCTGGCCGCAGCCATTGCCTTGGGCGCAGTGGTGGCACCCCCGGATGCCGTGGCCGCGACGGCGATCGCCCGGAAAGTGGGCATGCCCCGGCGGATCGTCAACATCCTCGAGGGTGAATCCCTGCTCAACGATGCCACGGCGCTGGTCTGCCTGCGCGCCGCCGTGGCTGCGATCGCGGGGTCCGTCTCGGCCCTGGATGTGGCAGGAGGCTTCGTATTGGCTGCCGGCGGCGGCCTGGTGGTGGGCCTCGCCGCAGCGTACGTCCTCACGGAAATCCGGAAGCGGATCAGCAACGTCGCCATTAACACCTCGGCGTCGCTGATGGCACCGTTCGTTGCGTTCCTCCCCGCCGAAGCCATTCACGCGTCCGGGGTGCTCGCCGTCGTCGTCACCGGCCTGGTCATGGGCACCAAAGCGCCATCCATGCCCAACGGCGCGGCGCGGCAAAGTGCCCGGAGCAACTGGGACACCGTGCAGTTCCTGCTGGAGAACTCTGTGTTCCTGCTCATCGGCCTGCAGGTACGGACCATCATCGACAGCGTCCAGGATGATTCGCTGGGTGCAGGCCGTGTGTGGCTCGGCTGCGCCGTGATACTGCTGGCCGTGCTGGTGCTGCGCCCCATCTGGGTCTTCCCCGCCACTTACCTGCCGCGTCTTATCCCTTCCGTGCGGCGGACCGATCCCGCACCGCCCTGGCAATTTCCCGCCATCGTGTCCTGGGCCGGCATGCGCGGCGTAGTCACCCTGGCAGCCGTCCTGACGCTGCCGGATGGTCTGGAGCACCGCAACGTGCTGGTCCTGGCGGCCATGGTGGTGGTGGCCGGTACCTTGGTGCTGCAGGGATTCACGCTGCCCGCCCTGGTCCGGGCCCTGGGCGTGCCCGGACCGGACAGGCGGGAGGATGCCTTGAACCAAGCCTCTCTGATGCAGCTGGCCACAGCCGCGGGGATGGAGCGGCTGGACGAATTGCGGCGCGAGAGCGATCCCCCGGAGGTCATGGACATGCTGCGGCGGCGGACGCAGGAGCGGGGCCTGGCAGCCTGGGAACGCCTGGGCCGGCCGGCGGCGGAGTCAGCCACGCCCAGCCAGCGCTACGCCCAGCTGCGGATGGCAATGCTGGAAGCTGAACGGGACAAGGTCCTGGAGCTGCGCCGCGGCGGCGACTTCGCCCATGAAGTCCTCAGCGAAGTCCTCGAACGGCTGGATATTGAAGAGTCCATGCTGGACACTTCCCTGAACGAGCTCGATTCCGCCACGGATTCCGGCGGCGGCGAGGGATTGGCCCAGCCAGGCGGCGTCTGCGACCACCTGACGGCGGCCATGCCGTCCCCGGTCCCCGGCAACCCGTCCTGCGCAGGCTGCGAACGGGAGGGGACAACACCGGTGCACTTGCGCATGTGCCTGGCGTGCGGGCAGGTGGGCTGCTGCGATTCGTCCGCGGGGCGGCACGCCAGCCGCCACTTCAAGGAAACCGGGCACCCGGTCATGCGGAGCATCGAACCCGGCGAACAGTGGCGTTGGTGCTACGTGGATGACCTGCTGGGCTGA
- a CDS encoding ABC transporter ATP-binding protein — translation MTAPIPDQVSNPVPVAALSIRGLAKRFGGKIAVDGISLEVPAGSFFGIVGPNGAGKTTTLSMATGLLRPDFGTAVVHGVDVWQHPLEAKRLMGILPDGVRLFDRLTGEQLITYAGLLRGMDKAVVAARVGELLAAMDLTQDAGTLVVDYSAGMTKKIALASAMIHAPRVLVLDEPFEAVDPISAANIRSILDRYVASGGTVIVSSHVMDLVQRMCDHVAVVARGRLLAAGTVDEVRAGASLEDRFVQLVGGHSHTEGLEWLRTF, via the coding sequence ATGACTGCTCCGATCCCCGACCAGGTGTCGAATCCAGTGCCCGTTGCGGCCCTTTCCATCCGCGGGCTGGCCAAGAGGTTCGGCGGAAAAATCGCGGTGGACGGCATCAGCCTGGAGGTTCCGGCAGGTTCATTCTTCGGCATCGTGGGCCCCAACGGTGCGGGCAAGACCACCACACTGTCCATGGCCACGGGCCTGTTGCGTCCTGACTTTGGCACGGCGGTGGTCCATGGCGTGGACGTCTGGCAGCACCCGCTGGAGGCAAAGCGGCTGATGGGGATCCTGCCCGACGGCGTACGGCTCTTTGACCGGCTCACCGGAGAGCAACTCATTACCTACGCCGGGTTGCTGCGTGGCATGGACAAGGCAGTGGTGGCTGCGCGGGTGGGGGAGCTGCTCGCCGCAATGGACCTGACCCAGGACGCCGGGACCCTGGTGGTGGATTACTCCGCCGGCATGACCAAGAAAATCGCCCTTGCCTCCGCCATGATCCACGCCCCGCGGGTCCTGGTCCTGGACGAACCCTTCGAAGCGGTGGACCCAATCTCCGCAGCGAATATCCGCTCCATCCTGGACCGGTATGTGGCGTCGGGAGGCACCGTCATCGTGTCCAGCCATGTGATGGACCTGGTGCAGCGCATGTGCGACCACGTTGCCGTGGTGGCCCGCGGCCGGCTCCTGGCAGCAGGGACGGTGGATGAGGTCCGGGCAGGGGCGTCCCTCGAGGACCGGTTCGTGCAACTGGTGGGCGGCCACAGCCACACGGAAGGGCTGGAATGGTTGCGCACCTTCTGA
- a CDS encoding transporter, with amino-acid sequence MVAHLLRLKLTLLRNGLRRSPWQLVGMAIAGLYALGVVAMLVIALVLLRNAGIGTAHTAVVLGGSAAVLGWGVIPVVASATDMTLDPARFTTYAIPMKQLLAGLALGGLIGIPGLATTLVALATVATWSRGVLPALAALVGACLGVMTCVVLAKVVTTATAGLAASRRFKDISAIAFMVPLVLLGPIVAGVGRGISASTGFLPDFAGTLSWTPLGAPWALGGDVAAGRPGEAAVKLLVSVAVLAGLAWCWKLLLERALVSPPYAGAGKRKRGRLGLLGVLPPTPAGAVMARSLTYWLRDPRYSGSLVVIPLLPVIMLFQGAQTGHYGGVAFLAPVSAFILAWSISADVSYDNTAFALHVATGVRGVADRLGRSLACLAFALPVVLVFAVGAAALTREWVALPGQLGLSLGILFSGLGLSSVVSARYTVTVPLPGDSPFKKPPGNVGQTLAVQFVGMLVLLVLVLPEAALLVAQTVTGSALFGWINLAVGILLGLGLFAAGVRLGGKWLDVRGPELLAQVSVNR; translated from the coding sequence ATGGTTGCGCACCTTCTGAGGCTCAAGCTCACGCTGCTGCGCAACGGACTGCGCCGCAGTCCGTGGCAGCTGGTGGGCATGGCCATCGCGGGGCTCTATGCGCTGGGCGTGGTGGCCATGCTCGTCATCGCCCTCGTCCTGCTCAGAAACGCCGGCATCGGAACCGCCCACACGGCCGTGGTCCTGGGCGGCTCCGCCGCCGTACTCGGCTGGGGCGTCATACCTGTGGTGGCCTCCGCCACGGACATGACCCTGGATCCGGCCCGCTTCACTACTTATGCAATCCCCATGAAGCAGCTCCTGGCAGGCCTTGCCCTGGGTGGCCTGATCGGCATCCCGGGCCTTGCCACCACCCTCGTTGCCCTGGCCACGGTAGCCACCTGGTCCCGCGGTGTCCTGCCGGCACTCGCGGCCCTCGTGGGCGCGTGCCTGGGCGTGATGACGTGCGTCGTGCTGGCCAAGGTTGTCACTACCGCCACAGCGGGCCTCGCCGCGTCCCGGCGGTTCAAGGACATCAGCGCCATCGCCTTCATGGTGCCCCTGGTCCTGCTCGGTCCCATCGTGGCGGGCGTCGGCCGCGGGATTTCTGCCTCCACCGGATTCCTGCCCGATTTCGCCGGGACCCTGTCCTGGACTCCGCTCGGCGCGCCGTGGGCGCTTGGCGGTGACGTCGCTGCCGGCCGGCCGGGTGAGGCTGCCGTGAAGCTGCTGGTGTCGGTGGCGGTCCTTGCCGGCCTGGCCTGGTGCTGGAAGCTGCTGCTGGAGCGGGCGCTCGTCAGCCCGCCCTATGCCGGTGCAGGCAAACGGAAACGCGGCCGCCTGGGGTTGCTCGGCGTGCTTCCGCCCACCCCGGCAGGCGCTGTGATGGCGAGGTCCCTCACCTACTGGCTCCGGGACCCGCGGTATTCGGGTTCCCTCGTGGTGATCCCGCTGCTTCCCGTGATCATGCTGTTCCAGGGTGCGCAGACAGGACACTACGGGGGAGTGGCCTTCCTTGCCCCGGTCTCGGCGTTCATCCTTGCCTGGTCCATCTCCGCTGACGTGTCCTATGACAACACCGCGTTCGCCCTGCACGTGGCCACCGGAGTCCGCGGCGTGGCGGACAGGCTGGGCCGGTCCCTTGCGTGCCTGGCGTTCGCCCTGCCGGTGGTCCTGGTGTTCGCGGTGGGGGCTGCCGCGCTGACCCGCGAATGGGTCGCGTTGCCCGGCCAGTTGGGGCTCAGCCTGGGGATCCTCTTCAGCGGCCTCGGCTTGTCCTCGGTGGTATCGGCCCGGTACACGGTCACGGTTCCGCTGCCCGGCGACAGCCCGTTCAAGAAACCGCCCGGGAACGTCGGGCAGACCCTGGCCGTGCAGTTCGTGGGCATGCTGGTCCTGCTGGTCCTGGTGCTCCCCGAGGCAGCCCTGCTGGTGGCGCAAACTGTTACGGGCAGTGCCTTGTTCGGGTGGATCAACCTGGCTGTTGGCATCCTCCTGGGCCTGGGCCTCTTCGCGGCCGGTGTCCGCCTTGGCGGCAAATGGCTTGACGTCCGGGGCCCGGAACTGCTGGCGCAAGTTTCCGTCAACCGCTGA
- the nagB gene encoding glucosamine-6-phosphate deaminase, whose translation MEIVILGGSSQVGKLAADAIEKLVRRKPGAVLGLATGSSPLPVYDELAARHQQGLDFSSASGFALDEYVGLPAGHPESYREVIRREFTSRVNIAPDNVHGPDGTAQDIPAACDAYEHAIAAAGGVDLQLLGVGTDGHIGFNEPGSSFASRTRIKSLIEQTRRDNARFFNSLADVPHHVLTQGLGTIMAARHVILLATGAQKAKAVRDFVEGPVAAICPASILQFHPHATILLDEAAASALKLADFYRHTYENKPGWQGL comes from the coding sequence ATGGAAATCGTCATCCTCGGCGGCAGCAGCCAGGTTGGAAAACTCGCGGCCGATGCGATCGAGAAACTGGTCCGGCGCAAACCCGGTGCGGTGCTTGGGCTGGCCACCGGGTCCTCACCGTTGCCGGTCTATGACGAACTCGCTGCCCGGCACCAGCAGGGCCTGGATTTCAGCAGCGCCTCCGGGTTCGCGCTGGATGAGTACGTGGGCCTGCCGGCCGGCCACCCGGAGTCCTACCGCGAGGTGATCCGCCGCGAATTCACCAGCCGGGTGAACATCGCGCCGGACAACGTCCACGGGCCGGATGGAACCGCCCAGGACATTCCGGCGGCCTGCGATGCCTATGAGCACGCCATCGCCGCGGCCGGCGGAGTGGACCTGCAACTGCTGGGGGTGGGAACTGACGGCCATATCGGTTTCAACGAACCGGGCTCGTCCTTCGCCTCACGGACCCGGATCAAGAGCCTGATCGAACAGACACGCCGGGACAACGCCAGGTTCTTCAACAGCCTCGCCGACGTCCCGCACCACGTACTCACCCAGGGCCTGGGCACCATCATGGCCGCACGGCATGTGATCCTCCTCGCCACCGGGGCGCAAAAGGCCAAAGCTGTCCGCGACTTCGTGGAAGGACCGGTGGCGGCCATCTGTCCGGCGTCCATCCTGCAGTTCCATCCGCATGCCACGATCCTGCTGGACGAGGCCGCCGCGTCCGCCCTGAAACTGGCGGATTTCTACCGCCACACCTATGAGAACAAGCCCGGCTGGCAGGGGCTGTAG
- a CDS encoding DUF3039 domain-containing protein: MDAMTSMTDPLENDPMRELSGAGTSTATIEREELRQEVEPGDRERFAHYVRKEKIMESAMTGEPVIALCGKVWTPGRDPQKFPVCPECKEVYEGLRPGNDGGKGPGDSGNNK, from the coding sequence ATGGATGCCATGACTAGCATGACGGACCCTCTCGAAAACGACCCGATGCGCGAGCTTTCCGGGGCTGGAACGTCCACAGCCACCATCGAACGCGAGGAGCTGCGCCAAGAGGTGGAACCGGGCGACCGGGAGCGTTTTGCCCACTACGTGCGCAAGGAAAAGATCATGGAGTCGGCGATGACAGGCGAGCCCGTCATCGCGCTGTGCGGCAAGGTCTGGACCCCGGGCCGGGACCCGCAGAAGTTCCCGGTGTGCCCGGAGTGCAAGGAAGTCTACGAGGGCCTCCGGCCGGGCAACGACGGCGGGAAGGGTCCGGGAGACTCGGGCAACAACAAGTAG